From one Dermacentor silvarum isolate Dsil-2018 chromosome 3, BIME_Dsil_1.4, whole genome shotgun sequence genomic stretch:
- the LOC125943905 gene encoding uncharacterized protein LOC125943905, producing MENRPGVLDITTSDAAGSSPVGPMIPDPTSTTQWPPLTSRSWADAVEMTELQRQAQNPFSILADDSNDPADWDMEQQTRRQRKRLRPRDADKHVRNRHWKHGFAEDALQCGSDSDQEIEITSQTRTQQDPAQAKKATETANLYPNAVLQDTTTIIVRPKSATSILSIPDTVLNAWLKERLRSETPATIRKQLRANVIAVDIPADVATQSFLKIEKLGPVPVQAYVDPPRDAIKGVIYGVSTEFTDEDIRATIRPLQGGPKILNAYRLGKSKQTVLVVLPGNKLPRHVRMEYIAHQVQPFRSTPILCSHCQRIGHKANICPHEARCGRCRRTHTAGEICTATKPRCLHCQGEHVTGDPSCPHYKRELLICRKQAV from the coding sequence ATGGAGAATCGACCAGGCGTTCTGGATATCACCACCAGCGATGCGGCAGGTAGCAGCCCTGTTGGGCCTATGATCCCTGACCCAACATCGACGACTCAGTGGCCCCCGCTCACGTCACGTTCCTGGGCTGACGCAGTCGAAATGACTGAACTGCAAAGGCAAGCACAAAACCCCTTTTCTATTCTCGCTGATGACTCCAATGACCCTGCCGATTGGGACATGGAACAGCAAACGCGGAGGCAAAGAAAACGGCTGCGACCGCGGGACGCTGATAAGCACGTGCGCAATCGACACTGGAAGCATGGCTTTGCAGAGGACGCTCTGCAATGCGGCTCAGATTCGGATCAAGAAATTGAGATTACCAGCCAAACGCGCACTCAACAGGACCCCGCGCAGGCCAAGAAAGCCACAGAAACAGCGAACCTTTATCCGAATGCAGTTTTGCAGGACACCACCACTATAATAGTCAGACCTAAGTCCGCAACGTCTATTTTGTCGATTCCAGACACAGTGCTAAACGCCTGGCTCAAAGAACGCCTCCGTAGCGAAACGCCGGCCACCATCCGCAAACAGCTTCGCGCAAACGTGATTGCCGTGGATATTCCTGCAGATGTAGCAACGCAATCATTTCTAAAGATAGAGAAACTTGGCCCTGTTCCAGTGCAAGCCTACGTCGATCCACCGAGAGACGCGATCAAAGGCGTCATATATGGCGTCAGCACAGAATTTACTGACGAAGACATTCGAGCTACAATTCGCCCCCTGCAAGGCGGACCAAAAATTTTGAATGCCTACCGGCTTGGTAAATCAAAGCAGACTGTTCTCGTAGTGCTTCCCGGAAATAAGCTCCCGCGTCACGTACGAATGGAGTATATTGCGCATCAAGTCCAACCTTTCCGCTCGACGCCTATCTTGTGTTCGCACTGTCAAAGGATTGGTCACAAGGCGAACATTTGCCCACATGAAGCACGATGTGGCAGATGCCGAAGAACACACACTGCAGGCGAAATCTGCACCGCTACGAAACCACGCTGTCTACATTGCCAAGGTGAACATGTTACGGGCGATCCCAGCTGCCCGCACTACAAACGCGAACTACTCATTTGTCGCAAACAAGCTGTGTAG